A part of Chlamydia sp. 04-14 genomic DNA contains:
- the rplL gene encoding 50S ribosomal protein L7/L12 has product MTTQSLETLVETLSSLTVLELAALKKLLEDKWDVTAAAPMMAVAAGAAVGGGDAAPAESTEFAVTLEDVPADKKIGVLKVVREVTGLALKEAKEMTEGLPKTVKEKTSKSDAEDTVKKLQEAGAKASFKGL; this is encoded by the coding sequence GTGACGACACAAAGTTTGGAAACTTTAGTAGAGACATTAAGCAGCTTAACAGTATTAGAACTAGCCGCTTTAAAAAAATTGTTAGAAGATAAATGGGATGTCACTGCTGCTGCTCCTATGATGGCTGTTGCTGCTGGCGCTGCTGTTGGAGGTGGTGATGCCGCTCCTGCTGAGTCAACAGAATTTGCTGTGACTTTAGAAGATGTTCCTGCGGATAAAAAAATCGGCGTTTTAAAAGTTGTTCGAGAAGTTACTGGATTAGCTTTAAAAGAAGCTAAAGAAATGACAGAAGGCTTACCTAAAACTGTTAAAGAAAAAACTTCTAAGTCTGATGCTGAGGATACTGTTAAAAAATTACAAGAAGCTGGAGCAAAAGCTTCCTTTAAAGGCTTGTAA
- the rplJ gene encoding 50S ribosomal protein L10, with product MKEEKKLLLQEVEEKISASQGFILLRYLGFTAAYSREFRNSLSGVSAEFEVLKKRIFFKAMESAGFDIDSSDTGGHLGVVFAYDDAVSAAKQVLDFNKQHNDSLVFLAGRIDSANLSGKEVEAVAKLPSIKELRQQIVGLLAAPMSQVVGIMGSALSGVISCIDQKTQKN from the coding sequence ATGAAAGAAGAAAAGAAATTACTCCTTCAAGAGGTAGAAGAGAAAATCTCCGCATCCCAAGGTTTTATTTTATTAAGATATCTTGGATTTACGGCAGCATATTCTAGAGAGTTTCGCAATTCACTCTCCGGAGTTTCTGCAGAATTTGAAGTATTGAAAAAAAGAATTTTTTTCAAAGCCATGGAAAGTGCTGGTTTTGATATAGATTCTTCGGATACCGGAGGACATCTAGGCGTAGTATTTGCTTATGATGATGCTGTCTCTGCAGCAAAACAAGTATTAGATTTTAATAAACAACATAACGATTCACTAGTTTTTCTCGCCGGACGAATTGATAGCGCTAACTTGTCGGGTAAGGAAGTAGAGGCTGTTGCCAAATTACCTTCAATAAAAGAATTGAGACAACAAATTGTAGGGCTGTTAGCTGCTCCTATGTCTCAGGTTGTTGGAATTATGGGATCGGCCCTTTCTGGTGTTATCTCCTGTATCGACCAGAAAACACAAAAAAACTAA
- the rpoB gene encoding DNA-directed RNA polymerase subunit beta yields the protein MFKCPERVSVKKKEDILDLPNLIEIQIKSYKQFLQIGKLAEERDNVGLEEVFREIFPIKSYNEATILEYLSYNLGVPKYSPDECIRRGITYSVTLKVRFRLTDETGIKEEEVYMGTIPIMTDKGTFIINGAERVVVSQVHRSPGINFEQEKHSKGNILFSFRIIPYRGSWLEAIFDINDLIYIHIDRKKRRRKILAMTFIRALGYSSDADIIEEFFQIEERSLKSEKDFTLLVGKILADNVLDEASSLVYGKAGEKLSTAMLKRMLDADISTLKIAVEADENHPIIKMLAKDPTDSYEAALKDFYRRLRPGEPATLANARSTIMRLFFDSKRYNLGRVGRYKLNRKLGFPMDDESLSQVTLRKEDVIGALKYLIRLKMGDEKASIDDIDHLANRRVRSVGELIQNQCRSGLARMEKIVRERMNLFDFSSDTLIPGKIISAKGLASVLKDFFGRSQLSQFMDQTNPVAELTHKRRLSALGPGGLNRERAGFEVRDVHASHYGRICPIETPEGPNIGLITSLSSFAKINEFGFIETPYRIVRDGIVTDEIEYMTADVEEECVIAQASATLDEYNMFVDPVCWARCRGEAFEADTSTVTHMDVSPKQLVSIVTGLIPFLEHDDANRALMGSNMQRQAVPLLKTESPIVGTGLEARAAKDSGAIVVAEEDGIVEYVDGYKIVISAKHNPTLKRTYDLKKFLRSNSGTCINQRPLCSVGDVVVKGDVIADGPATDQGELALGKNILVAFMPWYGYNFEDAIIISEKLIKQDAYTSIYIEEFELTARDTKLGKEEITRDIPNVSEEVLANLGEDGIIRIGAEVKPGDILVGKITPKSETELAPEERLLRAIFGEKAADVKDASLTVPPGTEGVVMDVKVFSRKDRLSKSDDELVEEAVHLKDLQKGYKNQISVLKVEYREKLGALLLNEKAPASIIHRRTADILVQEGTVFDQETIELLEQETLVDLLMPPCEMYDVLKGLLSDYETSLQRLEVNYKTEVEHIREGDADLDHGVIRQVKVYVASKRKLQVGDKMAGRHGNKGVVSKIVPEADMPYLANGETVQMILNPLGVPSRMNLGQVLETHLGYAAKTAGIHVKTPVFEGFPESRIWDMMIEQGLPADGKSYLYDGKTGERFDNTVVIGYIYMLKLSHLIADKIHARSIGPYSLVTQQPLGGKAQMGGQRFGEMEVWALEAYGVAHMLQEILTVKSDDVSGRTRIYESIVKGENLLKSGTPESFNVLIKEMQGLGLDVRPMVVDA from the coding sequence ATGTTCAAATGCCCGGAGCGGGTTAGCGTCAAAAAAAAGGAAGATATCTTAGATCTTCCAAATCTTATTGAAATTCAAATTAAGTCATACAAGCAATTTCTTCAGATTGGGAAGCTTGCGGAAGAGCGCGATAATGTCGGCTTGGAAGAAGTTTTCAGAGAGATTTTTCCAATTAAATCTTATAACGAAGCTACTATCTTAGAGTATTTATCTTATAACTTAGGTGTGCCGAAATACTCACCCGATGAGTGTATTCGTAGAGGAATCACCTATAGCGTAACTCTAAAAGTTCGTTTTCGTTTGACCGATGAAACAGGAATCAAAGAAGAAGAAGTCTATATGGGAACCATACCCATTATGACAGACAAAGGTACCTTCATTATCAATGGTGCTGAAAGAGTCGTTGTTTCTCAGGTGCATAGATCTCCAGGAATTAACTTTGAACAGGAAAAGCACTCTAAAGGAAATATTTTATTTTCTTTTAGAATTATTCCTTATCGAGGTAGCTGGTTAGAAGCTATTTTTGATATCAATGATTTAATTTATATCCATATTGATAGAAAGAAACGTCGTCGTAAGATTTTAGCTATGACGTTTATTCGTGCTTTGGGGTATTCATCTGATGCCGATATCATTGAAGAGTTTTTCCAAATAGAAGAGCGCTCTTTAAAGAGTGAAAAAGATTTCACTCTTTTGGTTGGTAAGATTTTAGCTGATAATGTTCTTGACGAGGCTTCTTCGTTGGTTTACGGAAAAGCTGGTGAAAAACTTAGTACAGCAATGTTAAAACGCATGCTGGACGCTGATATTTCAACTTTAAAAATAGCTGTAGAGGCAGATGAGAATCACCCTATCATCAAAATGTTGGCGAAAGATCCAACAGACTCTTATGAAGCTGCTTTAAAAGACTTTTATCGAAGATTGCGTCCAGGCGAGCCTGCAACATTAGCAAACGCTAGATCTACAATTATGCGTCTATTCTTCGATTCTAAGCGCTATAACTTAGGTAGAGTCGGTCGTTACAAGTTGAATAGAAAACTTGGATTCCCAATGGACGATGAGTCTCTATCACAGGTTACCCTGAGAAAAGAAGATGTTATCGGTGCTTTAAAGTATCTTATCCGTTTAAAAATGGGAGATGAAAAAGCTTCGATTGATGATATTGACCATTTAGCAAATCGTCGCGTACGTTCTGTAGGGGAATTAATTCAAAACCAATGCCGCTCGGGCTTGGCTAGAATGGAAAAAATTGTTCGTGAGAGAATGAATCTATTTGATTTCTCTTCCGATACATTAATTCCTGGAAAAATTATCTCGGCAAAAGGTCTCGCAAGTGTTTTAAAAGACTTTTTCGGTCGTTCTCAACTTTCTCAATTTATGGATCAAACTAATCCTGTGGCGGAATTAACGCACAAGCGGCGTTTATCAGCTTTGGGCCCTGGAGGTTTGAATAGGGAAAGAGCCGGATTTGAAGTTCGTGACGTACATGCGAGTCACTATGGACGTATTTGTCCAATTGAGACTCCAGAAGGACCAAATATTGGTTTAATTACCTCGCTTTCTTCTTTTGCGAAAATCAATGAATTTGGATTTATTGAGACTCCTTACCGTATTGTTAGAGATGGTATCGTTACCGATGAAATCGAATATATGACTGCTGACGTTGAAGAAGAATGTGTGATTGCTCAGGCTTCAGCAACTTTAGATGAATATAATATGTTTGTGGATCCTGTATGTTGGGCAAGGTGTCGTGGAGAGGCTTTTGAAGCTGATACAAGTACTGTTACACATATGGACGTTTCTCCAAAACAATTGGTATCAATTGTTACAGGCTTGATTCCATTTTTAGAACATGATGACGCTAACCGTGCTCTCATGGGATCAAACATGCAACGTCAGGCTGTACCCTTGTTAAAGACAGAATCTCCTATTGTTGGAACGGGATTGGAAGCTCGTGCTGCTAAAGATTCTGGGGCCATTGTTGTCGCTGAAGAAGACGGAATTGTTGAATATGTTGACGGTTATAAGATAGTTATTTCCGCTAAACATAACCCAACATTGAAACGTACTTATGATCTTAAAAAGTTCTTAAGATCAAATTCAGGTACGTGCATTAACCAACGACCTTTATGTAGTGTTGGAGATGTAGTAGTTAAAGGTGATGTTATTGCTGACGGCCCTGCTACAGATCAAGGAGAGCTTGCTTTAGGAAAGAATATCCTAGTTGCCTTCATGCCATGGTATGGATACAACTTTGAGGATGCGATTATTATTTCTGAAAAGCTCATTAAGCAAGATGCTTATACTTCGATTTATATTGAAGAATTCGAACTGACAGCTAGAGATACAAAATTAGGAAAAGAAGAGATTACTCGTGATATTCCTAATGTCTCTGAGGAAGTTTTAGCAAACTTAGGTGAAGACGGAATCATTCGGATTGGTGCTGAAGTAAAACCTGGCGATATTCTTGTCGGTAAAATCACGCCAAAATCAGAAACAGAACTCGCTCCAGAAGAGCGTCTTCTACGCGCTATTTTTGGTGAGAAGGCTGCTGATGTTAAAGATGCTTCCTTGACGGTGCCTCCTGGAACAGAAGGAGTCGTCATGGATGTTAAGGTCTTTAGTAGAAAAGACAGACTTTCTAAGAGTGATGACGAACTTGTGGAAGAAGCTGTTCATTTAAAAGACTTGCAGAAGGGTTATAAGAATCAAATTTCAGTGTTGAAGGTTGAATATCGTGAGAAACTCGGAGCATTATTGCTTAATGAGAAAGCTCCAGCTTCGATTATTCACCGACGTACAGCGGATATCTTGGTTCAAGAAGGTACAGTATTTGATCAAGAGACTATAGAACTTCTTGAACAAGAGACTTTAGTCGATCTTCTTATGCCTCCCTGTGAAATGTACGATGTCTTAAAAGGTCTGCTTTCTGATTATGAGACTTCTTTACAACGTCTGGAAGTCAATTATAAAACAGAAGTTGAGCATATCCGTGAAGGAGATGCTGATCTTGATCACGGTGTCATTCGTCAGGTTAAGGTTTATGTAGCTTCAAAAAGAAAACTCCAAGTTGGAGATAAAATGGCTGGACGTCACGGAAACAAAGGGGTTGTTTCTAAGATTGTTCCTGAAGCTGATATGCCATATTTAGCTAATGGCGAAACTGTACAGATGATCTTAAATCCTCTTGGGGTGCCTTCGAGGATGAACTTGGGCCAGGTGTTAGAAACACATCTTGGTTATGCTGCAAAAACTGCTGGCATTCATGTAAAAACTCCAGTGTTTGAAGGATTCCCAGAATCTCGTATCTGGGACATGATGATCGAGCAAGGATTACCTGCAGACGGTAAGTCTTACCTATACGATGGAAAGACGGGAGAGAGATTCGATAATACTGTAGTTATTGGCTACATTTATATGTTGAAACTCAGCCACTTGATTGCAGATAAAATTCACGCTAGATCTATTGGACCTTACTCTCTAGTAACTCAGCAGCCTCTTGGAGGTAAAGCTCAGATGGGAGGTCAAAGATTTGGGGAGATGGAAGTGTGGGCTTTAGAAGCTTATGGGGTAGCTCATATGCTCCAAGAGATTCTCACAGTAAAATCTGACGACGTTTCTGGACGAACAAGGATTTACGAATCTATTGTTAAAGGAGAAAATCTTCTTAAATCAGGTACACCTGAGTCGTTTAACGTTTTAATTAAAGAAATGCAAGGTTTAGGACTTGATGTCCGTCCTATGGTAGTAGATGCTTAA
- the infA gene encoding translation initiation factor IF-1 — protein MAKKEDTIVLEGRVQELLPGMHFKILLENGMPVTAHLCGKMRMSNIRLLVGDRVTVEMSAYDLTKARVVYRHR, from the coding sequence ATGGCAAAAAAAGAAGACACTATCGTGCTTGAGGGTAGGGTGCAAGAACTCCTTCCCGGGATGCATTTCAAAATATTATTAGAGAATGGCATGCCGGTCACAGCTCATTTATGTGGTAAAATGCGTATGAGTAACATCCGTTTGCTTGTTGGAGATCGCGTTACCGTTGAAATGTCAGCTTACGATCTAACAAAAGCTAGAGTTGTATACAGGCATCGTTAA
- the rplA gene encoding 50S ribosomal protein L1, whose translation MTKHGKRIRGILKSYDFSKSYSLQEAIDILKQCPTVRFDQTVDVSIKLGIDPKKSDQQIRGSVSLPNGTGKTLKILVFAAGEKAKEALDAGADFVGSDDLVERIKGGWVDFDVAVATPDMMREVGKLGKVLGPRNLMPTPKAGTVTMDVTKAIAELRKGKIEFKADRAGVCNAGVGKLSFDGNLLKENIEALCSALIKAKPPAAKGQYLVSFTVSSTMGPGISIDTRELMAS comes from the coding sequence ATGACAAAACATGGAAAACGTATACGAGGCATCTTAAAAAGCTATGATTTTTCAAAGTCATATTCTTTGCAAGAAGCTATAGACATTTTAAAACAATGCCCCACAGTGCGCTTTGATCAAACTGTCGACGTATCTATCAAACTGGGCATAGATCCAAAGAAAAGTGATCAACAAATTCGTGGATCAGTTTCTCTGCCTAATGGCACAGGAAAAACTTTAAAAATTCTTGTATTTGCTGCTGGAGAAAAAGCTAAGGAGGCATTAGATGCCGGAGCTGATTTCGTGGGTAGCGATGATCTTGTTGAAAGAATCAAAGGTGGTTGGGTCGATTTTGATGTCGCTGTTGCCACTCCAGATATGATGCGTGAAGTTGGAAAATTAGGTAAGGTTTTAGGACCTAGAAATCTTATGCCTACACCTAAAGCCGGCACAGTAACAATGGATGTTACTAAAGCTATTGCTGAATTGCGCAAGGGAAAAATTGAATTTAAAGCAGATCGCGCCGGAGTATGTAATGCTGGCGTAGGTAAGCTATCATTTGATGGGAATCTTCTTAAAGAAAATATCGAAGCTTTATGCTCTGCTTTAATCAAAGCTAAGCCGCCGGCAGCTAAGGGGCAATATCTAGTATCATTCACCGTTTCTTCAACTATGGGGCCCGGTATTTCTATAGATACTAGAGAGTTAATGGCGTCTTAA
- the tuf gene encoding elongation factor Tu, which translates to MSKETFQRNKPHINIGTIGHVDHGKTTLTAAITRALSAEGLANFCDYSSIDNTPEEKARGITINASHVEYETPNRHYAHVDCPGHADYVKNMITGAAQMDGAILVVSATDGAMPQTKEHILLARQVGVPYIVVFLNKIDMISQEDAELVDLVEMELAELLEEKGYKGCPIIRGSALKALEGDASYVEKIRELMQAVDDNIPTPEREIDKPFLMPIEDVFSISGRGTVVTGRIERGIVKVGDKVQIVGLRDTRETIVTGVEMFRKELPEGRAGENVGLLLRGIGKNDVERGMVICQPNSVKSHTQFKGAVYILQKEEGGRHKPFFTGYRPQFFFRTTDVTGVVTLPEGTEMVMPGDNVEFDVQLISPVALEEGMRFAIREGGRTIGAGTISKIIA; encoded by the coding sequence ATGTCAAAAGAAACTTTTCAACGTAATAAACCCCATATCAATATAGGGACCATTGGACACGTTGACCACGGTAAAACTACGCTAACAGCTGCGATTACACGTGCGCTGTCAGCAGAGGGGTTGGCTAATTTTTGCGATTACAGTTCTATTGACAATACTCCTGAAGAAAAAGCTAGAGGAATTACTATCAACGCATCTCACGTTGAATATGAAACTCCTAACCGTCACTATGCTCACGTAGACTGTCCAGGTCACGCTGACTACGTTAAAAACATGATTACAGGTGCTGCCCAGATGGACGGTGCAATTCTCGTTGTTTCAGCTACTGACGGTGCGATGCCTCAGACAAAAGAACACATTCTTTTGGCAAGACAGGTTGGTGTTCCTTACATCGTTGTTTTCCTTAATAAGATCGATATGATTTCTCAAGAAGATGCCGAGCTTGTAGATTTAGTTGAAATGGAATTAGCTGAACTTTTAGAAGAAAAAGGCTACAAAGGTTGCCCAATCATCCGTGGTTCTGCTTTGAAGGCTTTGGAAGGCGATGCGAGCTATGTCGAAAAAATTCGTGAATTAATGCAGGCAGTGGATGATAACATCCCTACACCGGAGCGTGAAATTGATAAACCTTTCTTAATGCCTATTGAAGACGTATTTTCTATTTCTGGTCGTGGTACTGTGGTAACAGGACGTATCGAGCGTGGAATTGTTAAAGTTGGTGATAAAGTACAGATCGTTGGTTTAAGAGATACTAGAGAGACTATTGTTACCGGTGTGGAAATGTTCAGAAAAGAACTTCCAGAAGGTCGAGCAGGAGAAAACGTTGGTCTTCTCCTCAGAGGTATCGGTAAGAATGACGTTGAACGTGGTATGGTGATTTGCCAACCTAACAGCGTAAAATCTCACACACAATTTAAAGGTGCTGTTTATATCCTACAAAAAGAAGAAGGTGGACGTCATAAACCTTTCTTCACTGGATACAGACCACAATTCTTCTTCCGTACAACAGACGTAACAGGTGTTGTAACTCTTCCAGAAGGTACAGAGATGGTCATGCCGGGTGATAACGTTGAATTTGATGTTCAATTAATTAGCCCAGTAGCTCTAGAAGAAGGTATGAGATTTGCTATTCGTGAAGGTGGTCGTACAATCGGCGCTGGAACGATCTCAAAAATTATTGCCTAA
- the nusG gene encoding transcription termination/antitermination protein NusG, translated as MFKWYVVQVFTAQEKKVKKALEDFKESSGMADFIQEIVLPIENVMEVKKGEHKVVEKFIWPGYLLIKMHLTDESWLYVKNNPGVVEFLGGGVPLALSEDEVRNILKDLEEKKAGVVQKHKFDVGSRVKINDGVFVNFIGVVSEVFHDKGRLSVMVSIFGRETRVDDLEFWQVEEVALEQESE; from the coding sequence ATGTTTAAGTGGTATGTCGTTCAAGTTTTTACGGCTCAAGAAAAAAAAGTTAAAAAAGCTTTAGAAGATTTTAAAGAATCATCTGGAATGGCGGATTTTATACAAGAGATCGTCTTGCCTATAGAAAACGTTATGGAAGTAAAAAAAGGTGAACATAAAGTAGTCGAGAAATTCATCTGGCCGGGATACCTGTTAATTAAAATGCATTTGACGGATGAATCTTGGTTATATGTAAAAAATAATCCTGGCGTTGTTGAATTTTTAGGTGGAGGAGTTCCTCTAGCTTTATCCGAAGATGAAGTAAGAAACATTTTAAAGGATCTCGAAGAGAAGAAAGCAGGTGTTGTACAAAAACATAAATTTGATGTTGGCTCCAGAGTCAAAATTAATGATGGTGTTTTTGTGAACTTCATCGGTGTTGTTTCTGAAGTTTTTCATGATAAGGGGCGCTTGAGCGTCATGGTATCCATCTTTGGAAGAGAAACTCGTGTTGATGATTTAGAGTTTTGGCAAGTGGAAGAGGTTGCTCTGGAACAAGAAAGTGAATAA
- the rplK gene encoding 50S ribosomal protein L11 gives MSNKKVIKLIKLQIPGGKANPAPPIGPALGAAGVNIMGFCKEFNAATQDRPGDLLPVVITVYSDKTFTFITKQPPVSSLIKKALNLESGSKIPNRNKVGKLTQAQVMAIAEQKMKDMDVVLIDSAKRMVEGTARSMGIDVE, from the coding sequence ATGTCGAATAAAAAGGTAATTAAGTTAATTAAACTGCAAATTCCTGGTGGTAAAGCCAATCCAGCTCCTCCAATAGGACCTGCTTTAGGTGCTGCTGGTGTCAATATTATGGGATTTTGCAAAGAGTTTAATGCTGCAACGCAAGATCGTCCTGGAGACCTGTTGCCTGTAGTAATTACTGTTTATTCAGATAAAACTTTTACATTCATAACCAAACAACCTCCCGTATCTTCTTTGATCAAAAAGGCATTGAATCTAGAGTCTGGATCTAAAATTCCTAACAGAAATAAAGTTGGAAAATTGACTCAGGCGCAGGTGATGGCTATTGCCGAACAAAAAATGAAGGATATGGACGTCGTTCTTATTGATTCTGCGAAACGCATGGTGGAAGGAACAGCCCGAAGTATGGGTATAGACGTCGAGTAA
- a CDS encoding SufE family protein, whose amino-acid sequence MEPSVCPLHHSGCLKKQHRISEILFPEKFHKDALYNSLLDIGSQSKVFDKSKITRENLVLGCQSDLYLYEIYQEGRLFFFTYTEALISSGIAALFAEVYSGETPVTVLTCRPVFFDQLSQYLSIGRINGGESLYMRMKQISVRYLKSSE is encoded by the coding sequence TTGGAACCCTCTGTATGCCCATTACACCATTCTGGATGTTTGAAGAAACAGCATCGCATTTCAGAGATACTATTTCCTGAAAAATTTCATAAAGATGCGTTATACAACTCCCTTTTAGACATTGGCTCTCAATCTAAAGTTTTCGATAAAAGTAAAATTACAAGAGAAAACCTTGTCTTAGGCTGTCAGAGCGACTTATATCTCTATGAGATATATCAAGAAGGTCGCTTATTCTTTTTTACCTATACAGAAGCTCTGATCTCTTCAGGGATTGCCGCACTATTTGCTGAAGTATATTCTGGGGAAACGCCCGTCACCGTATTAACGTGTAGACCTGTATTTTTTGACCAACTCAGCCAATATCTATCCATCGGAAGGATAAATGGTGGGGAATCTCTATATATGCGTATGAAGCAAATCTCCGTACGTTATCTAAAATCTTCAGAATAG
- the secE gene encoding preprotein translocase subunit SecE, with translation MKQRNHQETLSKKISKAKKQAGAGFLDEIKKIEWVSKRDLKRYVKIVIASIFGLGFSIYCVDLVFRKLLTLLSSITGFLFG, from the coding sequence ATGAAACAACGCAATCACCAAGAGACACTCTCTAAAAAAATCTCTAAGGCTAAAAAGCAAGCAGGAGCTGGCTTTCTAGACGAAATTAAAAAAATTGAATGGGTCAGTAAGCGTGATCTGAAAAGATACGTGAAAATCGTGATAGCAAGTATTTTTGGTTTAGGCTTTTCTATATATTGTGTTGATCTGGTGTTTCGTAAGCTACTTACGTTGCTAAGTAGTATAACAGGCTTTTTGTTTGGTTAG